GCGGGTCGACGTGTCGAGACCCCGACGCGACCCCGCCGCGGGACGCCGGGCGTTCCTCGCCGCGGCCGCCGCGGCGACCGCCGCGCTCGCCGGCTGTTCGGAGGAGCAGGACGTCACCCACGAGGAGGTCCCCGAACCCGTCGAGGAGCGCCAGCCGCTGCACCACCGCCTGCCGGACCTCCCCGTCCCGCAGTACCTCGAAACCGTCGAAGCGGGCGTCGAGGAGGGGATCGCGGCCGACGTCGACGACGAGGAGTCGCTTCGCGAGGCCCTCGAAGAGCGCGACGTCGCCGTCGAGGTCCTCGAACGCGACGGGCGCTTCCTCCTGGTCGAACACGTCGCAGACGCCCCCGAAGCGGGGGTCCTCGAAGACGTCGGCGTCGTCGCCGGCGCGTTCCTCCCCTACGCCGTCGGGAGCGAGGACCCCGGTCGACTCGAGGCGACGCTGCTGCAGGCCGACGGGAGCCCCTTCGGCTCCTACGACGCGCTCGTCACGTGGGCGCTGTCCCACGACGGGAGCGAGTTGCCACTCGGCGCGTACGCCGAACTCGTCGCCGCGACGCTCGAAACGGAACAGGAGGTGCCGGTAGAAGCGGAGTCGTGAGAGCCCTCCGGGCTCGGACGCTGCCGGTCCCACGAGACTCGCTTCGCTCGTCTCGCTGGCTCTCAACGTCTTCGCCTACGGGCTCGGACGGTGCCGATCCCGCGGGAACGCGGTCGCAGCGAAGCTGCTCCCTGCTCCCGCTCGACGGTCGCGTCGTCGCCTACGGCGACAGACGCTGCCGGTCTCGCGGGAACAGGACCGCTTCCCGGATGTTGTCGAGGTCGAGCATCGTCATCAGCAGGCGCTCGCCGCCGAGGCCGAAGCCGGCGTGGGGCGGCATGCCGTACTTGAACATCTTCGTGTAGTACTCGAACTCGTCGGGGTCGAGGCCCTGCTGTTCGAACCCCTCGACGAGGTGCTCGAAGCGGTGTTCGCGCTGGCCGCCCGAGACGAGTTCCATCCGCGGGTGCATCAGGTCGAAGCCCGTCGAGAGTTCCTCGTCCTCGTCGTCGTCCATGATGTAGAACGGCTTGATCTCGCTTGGCCAGTCGGTGATGAAGTAGTGGCCGCCGACGTCCGCCCCGAGGGCCTTCTCGCCCTCGGTGGGGAGGTCGTCGCCCCAGACGAGTTGCTCGTCGAGTTCGCCCGTCGCGTTGATGCGCTCGATGGCCTCCTCGTAGCTGAGACGGGGGAACTCGCCCTCGGGGACCGAAAAGTCGTCGGCGATGCCGAGCGTCTCGAGTTCCTCGGCGCAGTTCTCGGCGACGGCCTCGTAGGCCGCCTTCACGACGCCCTCGACGACGTCCATCGCGTCGTGGTGGTCGCAGAACGCGCCCTCGAAGTCGATCGAGGTCGCCTCGTTGAGGTGCCGCGGCGTGTTGTGCTCCTCGGCGCGGAAGATCGGGCCGATCTCGAAGACCCGTTCGAGGTTGGAACCGGCCATCAGCTGCTTGAACAGCTGCGGGCTCTGGTTCATGAACGCCTCGCGGCCGAAGTAGGTGATCGGGAACAGTTCGGTGCCGCCCTCGGTGCCGGTCGCGACGATCTTCGGCGTGGTGATCTCCGTACAGCCGACCTCGCGGAACTGCTCGCGGGTCGCGCGCAGGACCTCGCTGCGGATCTCGAAGATCGCCTGCACCTCGTCCTTGCGCAGGTCGAGGGTGCGGTTGTCCAGCCGCGTCGAGAGTTCGGCGTCGACCTTCCCGGAGGGGTCGAGGGGCAGTTCGGGGTCGGCCGGCGCGATGACCTCGACCGACTCGGGGACGACCTCGACGCCGGTGGGCGCGCGGGGCTCCTCCTCGACCGTCCCGGTGACGGTCACGACGCTCTCGCGGGAGACCCCCAGACCGGTCTCGACGAGGTCGTCGTCCATCTCGTCTTTCTCGAACTTGATCTGGATCTTCCCGGTCGCGTCGCGCAAGATGAGGAAGGCGATGCCGCCGAGGTCGCGAACCTCGTGGACCCAGCCGGCGACGGTCGCCTCGTCGCCCGGCTCGGCGTCTTCAGTGTAGGTTCTGTCCTGCATACCTCCCGGTTGTCCCAGCCGCGACTTAAGCGCACTCGTTCGGCGCCGTCGTCGCTCGTGGACCGTCATCGGAATCTCGTCTCTCGGGCGGGCAGTCACCGACGCCATCAGGTCGAGGTCGGTCCCCGGGAGGAGTTCGAGGTGGTACCGCCGGTAGACGGTCGCGAGGATGAGCCGCGCCTCCAGCATCGCGAACCGGTCGCCGATACACCGGCGGGGGCCGGCGGCGAACGGGAAGTAGGCGAGTTTCGGCAGCGACTGCTCCATCCCGTCGGTCCAGCGCTCCGGGCGGAACGCCAGCGGGTCGTCGTACCACCGCGGGTCGCGGTGGACGACCCACTGGTGCATCCGGACGGCCGCGCCGGCGTGGGAACCGCCGGGGGCAGGACGTAGCGCGGAGAAACGCGAGCTGGTTGCCGACGATCGGCAGGCCGTCGGGGCCGGACGGACGCTCCTCGGCGATCGCGGGGGTGTCGCCGCGCATAGCCAGGCGAAACGGAAGCCAGCGCTCTATGTCCGTCGGCGACGGGCGACCGGGGACGCCCGCGGCCCGCGGACGCGAACTTCCGCACCGTTTTGACGCTGGAACGCCGACTGTCAGCCATGGATACGCTCGAATTCCTCGCCGCCGCGATCCGAGATGCCGAGACCGTCGTCGCGCTCACCGGCGCCGGCGTCTCCGCCCCGTCGGGCGTCCCCACGTTCCGCGGCGACGACGGCGTCTGGGAGCGCTTCGACGAGGAGCAGTTCACGTACGGGCGCTTCCAGCGCGATCCGGCCGGCTTCTGGGCGGATCGGCTCGCCCTCCAGCGGGAACTGTACGGCGAGGATCACGAGCCCAACGCGGCCCACGAGGCGCTCGCGGCGCTGGCCCGCGACGGCTACCTCGACGCGATCCTCACCCAGAACACCGACGGGTTACACGGGCGCGCGGCCGAGACGGCGGACGGCACGGAACTGGTCGAACTCCACGGCAACGCCCACCGAGTCGTCTGTGCCGACTGCGGCCGCCGGAGCGACGCGAACCCGGTCCTCGAGCGCGTCGCCGACGGCGACCTCCCGCCGCGGTGTGACTGCGGCGGCGTCTACCGCCCCGACGTCGTCCTCTTCGGCCAGCGGCTCCCGGACGACGTCCTCCGGCGCTCGCGGGCGTTCGCCCGCAGGAGTGACGTCTTCCTCGCGATCGGCTCCTCGCTGGTCGTCGAACCGGCCGGATCGCTGCCGCGGCGGGCCGGCGAGACGGGCGCGACCGTCGGCATCGTCAACCTCGACGTGACCCCCTGTGACGCGGTCGCCGACGCCACCCTCCGCGAGGACGTCACCGAGGTCCTGCCGCGGCTCCGCGCGGCGGTCGAAGGCGAGCGCGGCGGCTGACCGGCGGGCACGAGCGGGAAGCGAGAACGGGCGTCAGGCGTCGTTGGCCGCGTCGACGGTCTCCTGGACGGCGTCGACGCCCTCGTCGTGGGCGAGGTTGCCGACGACGATCACGTCGGCGCGGTTCGCCATCGCGTACGCGGAGTCGTAGTCGTGGATGCCGCCGCCGTAGAACAGCGTCGCCTCGTCGAGGGCCTCGCGGGCGGCCTCGACGATCGACTCCTCGCCGTACGTCCCCGAGTACTCGACGTAGACGATCTCCTGACCGAACATCCGCTCGGCGATCTTCGCGTAGGAGGCGATGTCGTCCGCGGTGAGGTCGCAGTCGGCCTCGGTCAACTGCGCGACGTCGGCCTCGGGGTTCATCACGATGTACGCCTCGGTCCAGGTGCGACCCCAGTCGAGGTCGCCGTCGACGCGCACCCACTCCTTGTGCGCGCCGGTGATCCAGAACGGCGAGCCGGCGTTGAACACCGTCGGGATGAGGTAGCCGTCGAGCGCGTCGTCGTCGACGACGACGCCCGGGTTCGACGGCTCCTGGTACAGCGGCACGTCGTGTTCGGCGCAGGCCTCGATGACGGCCGCCATGTTCTCCTCGGTGATCCCCATCGTCCCGCCGATCTCGACGGCGTCGGTCCCGGTCGCACAGAGGTCTCCGTAGGTGACCTCGTCCGGAAGCTCCTTGTCCGGATCGATCTTCAGGATGTGGTTCCACTCAGCCCAAGGCGCAGTCATACCGCCCCGTTTCCCGACAACCGGCAAAAACGCTCCGAAACCGTCCGTCAGCCGGCCGACGTCTCGCGTCGATTACCGTTCGGCGATCCAGACCATCTCCTGGTCGGTCGACTCCAGGGGCGCACGCTCGAACCCGCCGTAGACCTCCCACGCGGAGAACGGCGAGAGCCGGAACAGCAGTTCGAACTCGCGGCGCGAGACGAGAGCGAGCGGCGCCTCGTTCTCCGCGACGACCTCGCCGTCGGCGTCGAGCACCTCGGAGCGGATGCGGGCTACCTGCTCGACCTCGTCGACGAGTTCCGTCACCGTCCGGTGGACGTACGTCGCGCCGTCGACCTCGAACTCCGTCTTCTCCCACCGGCCGTAGGTCTCGCAGATCACGTCGAAGTTCGGGGCGAACGCGTTCAGCGCCAGCCGTCCGCCCGGCGCGAGCGCGTCGTGGAGCCGTTCGAGCGCCGCGAGCTGGTCGTCGATCTCGAGCAGGTGCAGGAACGCCCGGAACGGGACGATCGCGAGCGCGTACTCCCGCTCCGGGTCGAACTCGGTGACGTCCGCCCGACGAACGCTCGGTTCGAGCCCCGCCGCGGCCGCGTTCTCGCGGAGCACTTCGAGCATCCCCTCCGAGACGTCGATACCGTAGGCGTCGACCCCGTCGCGGAGCACCTCGAGGTAGACGCGACCGGTGCCACAGCCGACTTCGAGGACGGGACCGTCCGCCTCGCGGGCCAGTTCGCGGTAGAAGTCGACGTCGTTCGCGTCGATCACCTCGCCGTAGTAGGCGTCGTAGAACGCGGCGAGGTCGTCGAAGTAGTCGGCGGCCTCCATGCCCGAGGCCTCGGTCGACGGGGAAAAAGCGTTTCCGGGGGTGTGCCAGTCGGTGCCGCCGTCAGATCCCCTGCCCCATCAGGTGGCTGCGCAACACGTCGGCCTCCTTGTTCCCCGCGCCGGTGTTGAGCAGGACGACCGTCTCGTCGCCGTCGAACTCGCCGCGGTCGGCGAGTTCCCACGCGCCGCTGGCCGCGGCGGCGCAGGTGGGCGCCATCTCGATGCCCTCGCGCTCGGCGACCGCGATGGCGGCGTCGAGGATCTCGTCGTCGTCGGTCGCGACCGCGCCGCCGTCGCTCTCGCGCAGCGCCTCGAGGATCCACGGGCTCGCCCCCGGATCGGGGATCTCGATCCCGCCACAGATCGTGTCGGGGTGCTCGACGGGTTCGTGGACGTCCCGGCCGGCCTCGAACGCATCGACGATGGGCGCACAGCCGGTCGCCTGCGCGGCGTACAGCGCGGGCACCTCGTCGATCAGCCCGAGGTCGCGGAACTCCGTCGCCCCCTTGTGCATCCCGACGAGGCCGACGCCGCCGCCGGTCGGGTAGACGATCGCGTCGGGCACCTCCCAGTCGAGTTGCTCGACGATCTCGTACAGCATCGTCTTCTTGCCCTCGTGGCGGTACGGCGTGACGAACGTCTGGACGGGGTACCAGTCGTCGTGTTCCTCGACCGCCTCCTCGTAGGCCGCGCCCGCGTCGCCGATCCGGCCGCCGACGACGGTCAGGTCGCCGCCGTGGACGTTCACCATCGCCTTCGTCGTGAAACCGGCGCGGGCGGGCAGGAAGACGTGTGCGTCGAGGTCCGCCCGGCCCGCGTAGGCCGCGGCGGCCTGCCCCGCGTTGCCCGCCGAGGCGAGCGCGACGTCGCTCGCGCCGTGTCCGACGGCGGCCGTCGTCGCGACCGTCTGGCCGCGGTCCTTGAACGTCCCCGTCGGGTTGCGTCCCTCGTCTTTGATCAGGACGCGCCCGACGCCCAACTCGTCCGCGAGGTCCGGACACTCGACCAGCGGCGTCGCGCCCTCGTCCATCGTCACCGCCGCCTCGCGGGCGAACGGCAGCAGTTCCTCGTAGCGCCACATCGAGTCGAACGGGCGCGCGGCCAGCGTCTCCCGGTCGAGGTCGACCGCGTCGTAGTCGTAGGTCGGGTCGAGGATGCCCCCGCAGTCGTCACAGCGGTGGGTCCCCTCCTCGGGGTCGAACCGCGCGCCGCAGTCGACGCACTCGAGGCCGTCGTAGGCGTCCGTCGTCTCCATACTCCCGCCTTGCGGGGGCGGGGACAAATCCCTGTCCATAGACCGGTCGCGGGTTGCCGTCGCGTGCAGGCCTTTGTGTCCGCCGGTCGAACAGTCGTCCATGGGATCGAACCCGACGGTGATCGTCGCCGGCGCCGGCCTCGCCGGGCTTGTCGCCGCCCGCCACCTCGCCGCGGGCGGCGCGGACGTGACGTGTTACGAGCGCCGGGAGACGGTCGGTGGCCGCGTCCGTACAGCCGAGCGCGACGGCTTCCGGTTCGACCGCGGCTTTCAGGTGCTGTTCACCGCCTACCCCGCGGTCCGGCGGGAACTCGACCTCGATGCCCTCGACCTCCGGCGGTTCGCGCCGGGCGCGGTGCTCGCGCGGCCGGGCCACCGCTCGACGCTCGGGGACCCCCTGCGCGACCCGCGCTCGCTGCCGGAGACGCTGCTGAACCCCGACGTCTCCGTCGCCGACGGGCTCCGGGTCCTCCGGCTTCGCCGGGACCTCGCCCGGACCGACCCCGAGGCGATCTTCGACGGCGACGGCGACGACCGGTCGATCCGCGAGTACCTCCGCGAGCGGAGCTTCTCCGAGGGCTTCGTCGAGAACTTCGCCGCGCCCTTCTACGGCGGGATCACCCTCGACCGCTCGCTGTCGACCTCCGGTCGGGTCTTCGAGTACACCTTCGCGATGCTCGCACGCGGCGACACCGCCGTCCCCGTGGACGGGATGGGCGCGATTCCGCGCCAACTCGCGGCGAGGGCGCGGGGGGCCGGCGCGACCGTCGAGACCGGCGCGACCGTCGAGGCGGTCGCCGACGAGGGCGACGGCGTCTCGGTGACCGTCGACGGCGCGGCCCGCGAGGCCGACGCCGTCGTGGTCGCGACCGACCCGCCGACCGCCCGGGAACTGACCGGCGTCGAGGACGTGCCGACCGAGGCCCGCGCCTGCGTCACGCAGTACTACGCGCTGCCGGCGGAGGCCGACCTCGGGACGGGAAAGCGGCTGGTGCTCAACGGGGTCGAGGACGGGCCGAACCAGGTCGTCCCCCACAGCGAGGTCGCACCGGAGTACGCCCCCGACGACGCCGCGTTGCTCGGCGCGACCTACCTCGGCGAGCGCGAGGAGCGCGAGGAGGAACTCGCCGAGCGCACCCGGCGGACGCTCGAATCGTGGTACCCCGAGCGCCGGTTCGACGGGTTCGAACTCCTGCACACCGACCGGATCGAGTTCGCGCAGTTCGCCCAGCCGCCGGGGATCCACGACCGGCTGCCGGGGCCGCGCGCGGCCGGCGGCCGGGTCTACCTCGCGGGCGACTACACCGCGTGGTCGTCGATCCAGGGGGCGATGGAGAGCGGGCGAACGGCCGCGAAGGCGGTCGTCGAGGACCTGTCCTGACTACAGGAGCCGCCGACACTCCCCCAGCGGCGGGAACCAGAGCGTCTCGTCGCCTTCCTCGTCGCGGATCGCCGGGTGGAACGCGTCGGCGTCGTCGATCAGCGGCGACCCGAAGTCGCGGCCGGCCATCCCGTTGACCGTCGCCCCCGGCGCCAGCCGAGTGAACGCCGGGAGGACGAGCACGTCCGCGCCCTCGTAGACCCCGGGGCCGTAGAGGAAACACGGCAGCTTCCGGCCGTCGACCGACAGCGCGGGGTGGTCGTGGCCGATCACGTACCGCGCGGCGTCGCTTTCGGGTCGCTCGTGACCGTGGACGACGACCGTCTCGCCGTCGGCCAGTCGGCGTTCGGCGGCGGTCTCGCCGTCGTAGATCCGGTCGAGCAGCGCGTCGTGGTTCCCGGGGGTGACGACCAGCGACGCGCCGGCGTCTGCGACCCGCTCCTCCAGCGCCGCGAGGTCCCGCTCGACGCCGCGGGGGACGGTCGAGAACGAGTGCAGCAGGTCGCCCGCGACGACGACGGTTCCGGGGTCGACGCGCCCGAGGAGGGCGTCGAGGCGGGCGAGCGCGTCGCCGCCGTCGTCGATCGGGGCCTCGACGTCGGAGGCGGCCGCGCGCCCGAGGTGGAGGTCCGCGAGGACGAGCGCGTCGCTCTCCGGGATGTACGCGGCGCGGTCGAGGAGGTCGAACGGGACGTCGACGGGGGTCATTCCTCGCCGCCGTCGGGCCGCACCTCCGCGTCGGGGCCGAGCGCGCTCGCGAGGTCGTACTCGGTGCCCGTGAGGACGAACAGGACGTCCTCCAGCGGTTCGAGCACCTCGGGGAGGACGCGGACGACGAGGTAGGCGATGCCGATCAGCGCGACCACCGACAGCGGCTGGGAGATGAAGTTGTGCGCGACGAGAAAGGAGGTGCGACTCGCCGGGGCGCCCATGTACGTCGTCACGACGTAGATCAGCGGCTCGTACTGGAACCAGCCCCACGGCGAGGCGAGCGCGATGAAGACGTTCCGGAAGAGGTTGAGCAGCCAGATGACGCCGACGGCGAGCGCGAACGCCGCGAGTTTGCGCCGCAGCGACGCGCTCACGGCCGCGATCAGCCCGCCGAAGATGGCCATGCTCCCGATGCCGGTACAGGCCATCACGATGTAGGTGGTCCGTCCGGTGACCGTCTCCTCGGGGTCGAACGCGAAGCGGCTCCGGTACCCGTCGGGGCCGACGTCGAGGCCGGGGCTGTGGCCGAGCAGTTCCATCCCGTAGTGGGTCTGGGCGGCGGTCGTCTCGATCAGCCACCGGCGGACGAACGGAATCGTCTCCGCGGGCAGGTAGATCAGCCCCATGAGCGCGACGGCCTTCGAGAGCAACAGCAGCGACTCCCGTCCCCGAAAGAGGAGGTAGCCGGTGTACGCACACAGCGGGAGCGCCGCGAGGCTCAGGACCGTCTCTATCGGGCTCTGGGCGTCGTAGTAGTAGTACGGGACCATCGTCAGCCAGAAGAGGCCGAACAGCACCCACGCGCCGGCGGCGACGTACCGGGCGCGGTCGAGGGCGCCCCGCCACTGGAGGGCGAACGCGAGCGCGAACGTCCCGATCGAGAGCCACGCGAGGGCGTCGGTCGCCGGGACCGTTCCGGCGAGGGCGGGCCGGAGGGCCGGCGAGAACGTCGCCGCGACGAGTTCGAGGGCGCTCGCGGGGACGGCACCGACCGGGACGGGCGGGGTCGACATACTCACGCGATCCGACGGACTCTCGCGGTATCAACCTGACGCCTCGTCGTGCGACGGTGCGAGGAGACCGCGTAGCTTTTTGCTCGCCTCGCGAGAAACGACGGTATGGTCGACGTCCTCGACAACAAGCGGGCCGCGACCCGGTTTCGCATCCTCGTCGAGATCGCCGAGCGCCAGCCCGCGGTGAGCCAGGGCGAGATCGCCGCGGAGGTCGGCGTGACGAGTCAGGCCGTCAGCGAGTACATCCGCGACCTCGTCGACGACGGCCTCGTCGAGAAGGAGGGTCGCTCGCGCTACCGCGTCACCAAGGAGGGCGTCGACTGGCTCTTTCAGGCCGCCGGCGACGTGCGCCGGTTCGCCGACCACGTCACCGAGGACGTCCTCGGGGCCGTCGGCGAGGACGCGGCGATCGCCGTCGACGACCTCGCGGAGGGCGACCCCGTCTCGCTCTCGCTCGAAGACGGCCTGTTGCACGCCAGCGCCGGGGAGGCGGGGCCGGCGACGGGCGTCGCGACCACCGACGCCGAGGCGGGAACCGACGTCGGCGTCACCAGTTTCGAGGGCGTCATCGACCTCGAACCCGGCTCCGTCACCGTCTGGCAGGTGCCGACGGTGCGGGCGGGCGGCAGCCGCGCCGTCGACCGCGAGGCGATCGCCGAGGACTGCGCCGACGCCGACCTCGTGGGGGCCGCCGGCGTCGAGGCCGTGGTGACCCTCCGCGAGGCCGGGATCGAACCGACGGTCGGCTTCGCCGTGGGCGACGTCGCCGCCGACGCGGCCGAGCGCGGCCTCGCGGTGACCGTCGTCGCCACGGTCGACGCCGTCGGCCGGGTGACCGACACCCTGCGCGACGCGGACGTCGCCTACGAGGTGCTCGAAGGCTGAGGGGGCGACGACCGGACGACCAGTTGCGCCATCCGGCACCAGCTATTTCCGCCGCGGCCCGCTGGGGGACGGTGGAGGACAACAGCATGGCGACCGGAACGGTGACGTTCTTCAACGATACGGGAGGCTACGGCTTCATCGAGACCGACGACGCCGACGAGGACGTGTTCTTCCACATGGAAGACGTCGGCGGCCCCGACCTCGAAGAGGGTCAGGAGGTCGAGTTCGAGATCGTTCAGGCCGACAAGGGCCCGCGCGCGAGGGACCTCACGCGGCTGTAGGTCCCGAGACGCGGCCGGGAGCGGACATCGGAAGCGGACGGCGACGGCCGGACGGCGCGGGCGGACGAGACGTGGGGCGGACCGCAGGAGCTACCGATGAACCAGAACGACGTACACAGACGCTGGGAGAACCGATCGAGAGCCTATTCGCCGGGATACTACGCCTACTACGGGCCGAACGAGGCGAGCGAGCGACTCCGGGAAGCGCTCGACGACGCCGTCGGCCCGGACGCGGCCGTGCTCGAACCGGGCTGTAGTTCGGGCCGGCACCTCGCGCACCTGCACGACCACGGCTACGACGACCTCGCCGGCGTCGAGATAAACGGCGACGCGCTCGACGTGATGGCGGAGAGCTACCCCGACCTCGCCGACGCCGGGACGTTCCACGTCGGCCCCATCGAGCGCGTCGTCCCCGAGTTCGACGACGACGCGTTCGACGCCGTCTTCTCCGTCGAGACGCTCCAGCACGTCCACCCGGACAGCGAGTGGGTGTTCGCGGAACTGGCCCGCGTCGCCAGCGACCTCATCGTCACCGTCGAGAACGAGGGGGAACGGGCCGACGGGGACGACGAGGACGGGAACACGGGCGAGGGCGAGCCCCGGACCGACGCCGGGGCGAGCGGGGACGCCGGCGACGGCGAACCCGAGACCGCGCCCGTCAGCTACGTCGACGGCGAGATTCCGCTGTACTACCGGCGGTGGGACCGCGTCTTCACCGACCTCGGCTTCGTGGAGGTCGAGTCGCGCTCGCTCGGACGGGACACGTTCCGCGCGTTCCGCCGGACGCGGCGCTGACCCCTCTCAGTTCGCGTGCTCGCTCGCCGTCGCGTACGCCTCGCGGACGCGCCGGAACGACTCCTCGTCGCCGCCGCGGTCGGGGTGGACCTCCTTGACGCGCTCGCGGTAGGCCGACCGGACCTCCGCGCGGGTGGCCGTGATCGGCACCCCGAGCGCCTCGTAGGCCGCGAGGACTGCCTCGTGGACGTGGCTATCGGCCGGTTCGGACTCGGCGTCGGGCACCTCGAAGGGCAGGCGCGCCCCGAGGTGCCGACCCGGCATCTCGTGCTCGCAGAGGACGACGTACGTCTCCGTCGCGCTCCCGATCCGGAAGAAGTCGTGGGCGTCGTACGTTACCGCGACGTCGCGCTCGGGTAGGTAGAAGGCGACCGTCGTCCCCGCGATCGGGTGGTCCTCGACGAACCGCTCGTCGATCTCACGCAGGTAGGCGCGGATCTCGGTCCGGCGGCGCCCCTCGCTGGAATCGCCGGTCGGCGCCGACCGGCGACTCGGGTACAGCCGCTCGCCGGCGACGAACAGGGCGGTCGCGACCAGCGCGAACCCCGCGCCGATCGCCAGCCCGGCGAGCACCGCGGTCGGGATCGCCTCGAGGAGGTCCGCGGGCACGGCCGGCCGTACGCCTCGCGGGGACAAGAAGGTCACGTCCACGCCGGCTCGAAGGCCGGTACGGACGCCGTCAGCCGATGTACCGCAGGTCGTCGTCGCTCGGGACGTCCATCGACCGCTGCTGTTCCATCTCCTGGATCTTGCCGATGACGTCCTCCATCTCGTCGGCGCGGTCGTCGAGCGAGCCGTAGTCGAGTTCGAGGCCGAGCAGTTCTTCGAGCACTTCGAGTACCGCCCGGGCGCTCTTCGGGTCGACGAGGTAGCCGCTGGTCTCGCCCATCAGGCAGCTCACCTGGAACCCCCGGCGGTCGCCGAGACCGAGCAGGAGCCCGGAGACGCCGACGATGCCGCCGGCGGGTTCGTCCTCGCGGAACTCGACGCCGACCTCCTCCAGCGGGTCGATCATCGACTCGTCGCTGACCGCCCCGAGGACGGCGTACTCGTCGATCAGTTCGCCCGTCGGGATGCCGCCGAGGGCGTACACCTCGCTCGCGCCGAACTCGGCGGCGACGTCGAGGAAGGCGTCGGCCAGCACGTAGTGGCCGGCGTTCGACTGGGCCTGGTGGTCGCCGATCAACACGAGCAGGTCCCGCCCGTCGGGGGTCGCGTTCTCGACCGCGTGCACCTCGGCGCAGGTGAGGTCTGCGACGCCGTCCTCGACGGTCACCTGCGGGGGGAACTCGCGGGAGTAGACGCGCCGAACGAGCGTGCTCTCGGCCTCACACTCCTCGAGGACGTGGTCGGCGGCGAGTTTCCCGACGTGCCCGACTCCGGGCAGGCCCTCGACGAGAACGGGGTCGTCGAGTTCGACCTCCGCGACCGCGTCGATCTCGAGTTCGTCCATACCGTATCAGCGAAGGCGACGCTTAAGAGCGCGTCGGTACTCGCCGTGGGGGTCGGCCGGATCGAACGGGGCCGGCGCGCTGTTCTCGGCGTCGGCGCCGCAGTCCGGACAGGTGTCAGAAAGGGTGTACACCGGGCGGTCGTGGGCCTCGCGCCACGCCGAACAGACCCGGATGTCCGACTTCATCGCCCGCTACTCGTCGTCGGTGCGTCGCTCGCGGTGGTACTCGCCGTCGCCGCCCCGGGATTCGACGGCCGCGATCGCGCGGTCGGCGCTCGCCTCGAGTTCGGCCTCGGCGGTCTTGTAGTCCGGCGCGCGGACCTTGATGCGGTACTCGGGCGCGCCGACGTAGGTGACCTCCAGTTCGACCTCCTCGGGGACGTCGCCGTTGCCCTCGGCGGCCGCCAGCGCCTCGCGGATGCCGTCGACGCCGCTCTCGGAGGGGTTCTCGAGGTCGACGTAGCCGGTGACGTTGACGTACGGCACCGAGACGTTCTCGCG
The Salinilacihabitans rarus DNA segment above includes these coding regions:
- a CDS encoding class I SAM-dependent methyltransferase, with translation MNQNDVHRRWENRSRAYSPGYYAYYGPNEASERLREALDDAVGPDAAVLEPGCSSGRHLAHLHDHGYDDLAGVEINGDALDVMAESYPDLADAGTFHVGPIERVVPEFDDDAFDAVFSVETLQHVHPDSEWVFAELARVASDLIVTVENEGERADGDDEDGNTGEGEPRTDAGASGDAGDGEPETAPVSYVDGEIPLYYRRWDRVFTDLGFVEVESRSLGRDTFRAFRRTRR
- a CDS encoding J domain-containing protein, with product MPADLLEAIPTAVLAGLAIGAGFALVATALFVAGERLYPSRRSAPTGDSSEGRRRTEIRAYLREIDERFVEDHPIAGTTVAFYLPERDVAVTYDAHDFFRIGSATETYVVLCEHEMPGRHLGARLPFEVPDAESEPADSHVHEAVLAAYEALGVPITATRAEVRSAYRERVKEVHPDRGGDEESFRRVREAYATASEHAN
- a CDS encoding MarR family transcriptional regulator; its protein translation is MVDVLDNKRAATRFRILVEIAERQPAVSQGEIAAEVGVTSQAVSEYIRDLVDDGLVEKEGRSRYRVTKEGVDWLFQAAGDVRRFADHVTEDVLGAVGEDAAIAVDDLAEGDPVSLSLEDGLLHASAGEAGPATGVATTDAEAGTDVGVTSFEGVIDLEPGSVTVWQVPTVRAGGSRAVDREAIAEDCADADLVGAAGVEAVVTLREAGIEPTVGFAVGDVAADAAERGLAVTVVATVDAVGRVTDTLRDADVAYEVLEG
- a CDS encoding cold-shock protein, which produces MATGTVTFFNDTGGYGFIETDDADEDVFFHMEDVGGPDLEEGQEVEFEIVQADKGPRARDLTRL
- a CDS encoding proteasome assembly chaperone family protein, whose product is MDELEIDAVAEVELDDPVLVEGLPGVGHVGKLAADHVLEECEAESTLVRRVYSREFPPQVTVEDGVADLTCAEVHAVENATPDGRDLLVLIGDHQAQSNAGHYVLADAFLDVAAEFGASEVYALGGIPTGELIDEYAVLGAVSDESMIDPLEEVGVEFREDEPAGGIVGVSGLLLGLGDRRGFQVSCLMGETSGYLVDPKSARAVLEVLEELLGLELDYGSLDDRADEMEDVIGKIQEMEQQRSMDVPSDDDLRYIG
- the artA gene encoding archaeosortase A gives rise to the protein MSTPPVPVGAVPASALELVAATFSPALRPALAGTVPATDALAWLSIGTFALAFALQWRGALDRARYVAAGAWVLFGLFWLTMVPYYYYDAQSPIETVLSLAALPLCAYTGYLLFRGRESLLLLSKAVALMGLIYLPAETIPFVRRWLIETTAAQTHYGMELLGHSPGLDVGPDGYRSRFAFDPEETVTGRTTYIVMACTGIGSMAIFGGLIAAVSASLRRKLAAFALAVGVIWLLNLFRNVFIALASPWGWFQYEPLIYVVTTYMGAPASRTSFLVAHNFISQPLSVVALIGIAYLVVRVLPEVLEPLEDVLFVLTGTEYDLASALGPDAEVRPDGGEE
- a CDS encoding RNA-protein complex protein Nop10 codes for the protein MKSDIRVCSAWREAHDRPVYTLSDTCPDCGADAENSAPAPFDPADPHGEYRRALKRRLR